ATCCCGGCCGGGCCCCCCGCCCCCCCCCCCGCCCCCCACGCCGCGGTGGCTTATATCTTCATCTCCCAACCGGGCTCGTACGTACGACCCCACATATTCTCCATTACATCTTTATCGTATACACGGCCGTTTTTCGGATTGCAATGCAATACTTCACCCGTGTGCTGTGCGATGTTGCCAAGCTGGCAGAGCAGTACGCTTTTGTGCGCTTCGTCGATTGGCGTATGCAGTGATTCACCGTCTGTGATGCCCCGCAAGAAATTGGCTGCGTGCAGATCAGTCTGCGAATCTGCACCCACCGTATTCAACTGATCCGAGGCTTCGCTTTTCAGATTTCGCTTCACCTCGTTGCCCCTGTGATCGTAAATGATGTAGCCATCCCGATCTACCAGTGCTGTACCTTCTGTGCCGTGTATGGTGGCGCCACGACCGCGACCAAAGAACTTATGGCCATTGCAGCTCCTTCCTTCCCACGAGAGTCCTTTGCCCCCTTCAAACTCAAATGACATAATCTGGGTATCGTAAAACTCCCAGTCGTCGTCGTAGTGGAAGCGACCGCCAGTGGATACAACCTTGGTGGGATAGTCTACGCCAAGCGCCCAGCGGCAGACATCTACTTCGTGCGTGCCATTGTTAAGGGCTTCGCCGGTGCCCCAATGCCAGAACCAGTGCCAGTTGTAGTGGACCACATTGTCGCGGTAGTCAACGCGGGGCGCAGGTCCCTGCCACAAATCATAGTTGAGCCAGGATGGAATCTCAGCCGGCTTGCCCCGCCCAATTGTACCGCGTGTATTAGAGTAGAACGCTTTGCCGTAGTAGGCATGGCCGATGATACCATCCCGGATCATCTCTACCAATTCGATAGAGCGTGGATCGGAACGCTGCTGCGTACCCATCTGGACAACTTTGTTGTATTTCTTCTGCGCCTTGACCAGGATCTCTCCTTCGAGCGGGTTGTGACTACACGGTTTTTCGAGGTACACGTGTTTGCCAGCCTGCATGGCCATCAGCGTTGCAGGTGCATGCCAGTGATCCGGCGCCGCAATAACCAGTGCATCGATGTCATCGCGCTCCAGCACTTTTCTCAAATCCACTTCTCCTTCAGGCGTTTTATCCTGCCGCTCAGAGACATTTTTCACACAGCGCGCAATGGCCCTTTCATCTACATCACAAATTACGGCAACTTCCGAGCCTGGCTGAGAGGCGAATGTATTGGCAAGCGCCCCACCCCGGCTATTAACGCCCATGACCGCAACAACAACTTTTTCATTGGGAGATCCACCCGGCATAATGGCCGGCAGGTTACCGGTGAGTCCGACGCCAAGCCCCGCAGCAGCGGTTGATTTAATAAATTCGCGACGATTACCAAATGGTGCCATGTTTATCCTCCATGCTAGGTGCTTTCCGGTGCAGTTGCATGCCGGGGAATGATCCAGCTATGTGCCCGGAAGTTGATCAAGGGTGTACATCAAATCGCGTTGTGGGAACCCGAAATGAGCGTTGCGCAACCAATATATAGAATTTGTTTAGCGTTCGCACAAAACTAAAACACCCGCCCCTGTTCAAACGAACTGAGGCGGGTGAAATCCAGGTAACATTTGTTCATGATACCTGTACCTGCGTGCACTATAATCTTCGCCAATTTTCAAACGACAATCAATCCGGCAAAACCCCGTATTTGCTGTAGGCAAAAAGCCTTACAGGACTGCGCGAGAAGATTAGTTAGAGACGGCCATCGCGGGTAGCAAAGACAAGGTCTGTCACGGCTGGTGTATCGCCGCCGGCCCGCAAGTCGCTGGCGATTTGCCCACGGTGGTATGCGCCGTGGGCAACAACGTGTTGCAATACATCGTCTCGCCGGCTTTCAAAAGGCTTGCCGCTGGAATTTGCGTATTTGATTGTCAATGCCAGGTCAAGTTCACCGAGCGCAGCAAGGTAAGACTCCCAACCTTCGCGCATCTGATCGATCTGGACGTCAATTTCGTCGAGCGACCAGTCTGGCCACACCGGCACAAGCACTGGCTCCTTTCTCAACCGCTGAAACCATACGTGTTCTGCCGCCAGCACATGGGCCATCCGTTTGAGGCTGGGCGCCGGCAGCCGCGTACTGCTACGCATCGACGCAAGGGTCTCCCTGTTTGCCCAGTCGTTGTACTTGAACAAGCGTTGAATATATGCTATATGGCTCATATCAGGATGCTGATCGTACTTTTCCGTGCCTCACCACTGGGGAAAGGCACTGCCATCATCGGTCACTTTATAAAACGCCAGGTCTTTGCCCTGATGTAGTTTTGTAATATAGATAATTTGGCCAGTGTGCATGGAAAAATGCTCAACCACATGGTAAATGGCCTCGAGCACTTGCACCTTGTTGCCCTGGATGGTCCGTGTCTCTTGCAATACTTCCGGTTCTACGTGTAAGATCACATCGCAGACCGCATCGATGGTTGTATTCAAAAGATGTTTGAGGACATCAACAGGCATTGGCCCCAACTCGCTAAATTCTGCCTGTCGCTCCCGAATATCCGGCTTGTTACCCACACCACTTACAATCCACTGCCGGGCATTGCCGCATAAATGTAAAATCAGGTTACCCAGGCTATTAGACTCTGCATTCGGACGCCACCAGATTTGATCTTCGTCCATGTCTTCCAGGCACCGAAGAATTTTCGGACCATAATGGTCTCTTAGATAGTGAGCAGAAAGCTTTAGAAAAGCCTGATCGTTTTCATGCATTGACAGGTAGCATTTGCTTCGTAATCATTTTTTGCAGGCAACTCATTTTGTTATATGTAGCCTTTCCTCTTTTACGCGCAATCAAAAAAAAGGACGCACCCCCTCCGGTACATTTCAAATTTTTTGTAGGGATTCACCTTACAATTTCTTTCAACTTTCCCCGGCTTTAACGACAGGGCCGTGCTTGCACCTGCCCCACAAATGTAGCCGTACCCTGATTTAAAAGTATTTCACTTATGAAATCGAGGGAAGTTATGAAGAACAATGTCAACATCCTGATTGCACACGACTTCTCGGATTGCTCAACCCAGGCCCTCAACTACGGCATCGAGTTCGCCATAGAAAACCAGGCAACATTGCATTTTCTGTACGTCGATGTACAATACCAGGCCCCGGGCAGCCCGGTTGTATCAGGGCACCCGGATGCAGTAGAGCTAAGGGAAAAGTTAATAACAAGCATCGACAATAGCTTTGCTGAATTGGGCTTTTCTATTGAGGATATTCCAGAAATCAAATTTGCAGTACAACGCCACATTGCGGCAGCCCCCGCGATTGTCACCTATTGTAGCGATCACAAGATCGACCTGGTTGTACTGGGCACCCATGGCCGGCGAGGCCTGACACGCAAATTGCTTGGCAGCGTTGCAGAAGAAGTTGTGCGCCTCGCTCCCTGTACCGTCTTCACTGTACAGGAAGAACTGCCCTTTAAGCCGCTTATTACCCGCCTCCATGCTGTTGCTGTGCCTTTCGACTTCTCGGACCACGCGCACAAGGCTTTGCTTTTTGCTAAAGAAGTAGCCGCAACGTTTGGGGCAACAATGGATGTTATTCACGTCATCGAAGAACACCTGCACAACACTTTCTACAGGGAAGGTATCGCCGGCGTCTATGACAGTGGCGTCAACCTCGAAGAAAAAGTAAAAACAGCGCTCGCCACAATTGTTAGCGAATTACCGGGCGACCCGGTACCTGTAGCGCTCTCGGTACTCACCGGCCACCCGGTCAAACAAACCATCAGTTGGCTGCAAAAGCAGGCGCATAATCTGGCAGTGGTGTCTACAACCGGTCATATCGGACTCGAACGCGCCATGCTGGGCAGTGTGGCGGAGCGGATCGTACGGCTGGCGCCTTGCCCTGTCTTCACCTTCAAACCCATCCAGCTTCCACGAAGCAACTCCGTCGCACGTCAGGCACCTGAAAAAAACCTGTTATAACCCTCACGTAAAAACAGCAGATTGCCATGCTCACGATAAACAAGATCCTGTTCCCAACCGATTTTTCAGCGTGTGCTGAACGCGCATTCTCACATGCAGCAGAGCTCGCTGTGCTTTTTGAAGCAGAAATCCATACGTTTCACGCACGCGTGAGGCAGCAAGAAGATTACCCGGCCCTGCAGCATTTGCTAGATCTACCAGAAGACACAATCCCGAAATCGCCCCACGTGCATCCGCCGGAGCACACCACAGCAACACCCAATCTCGTGATCAAAGCTGATGCTACAGCCAAGTCAGCCTGCGATGCAATTTTGAGTTATACCGAGAGCAGGGAAATTGATTTGATTGTGATGGGCAGCCACGGGCGCCGCGGACCTCGCCGACTCTTCCTCGGCAGTACAGCAGAATGTGTTATCAGAAACGCCAGTTGCCCTGTGATAACCCTGCGTGATGGCGCCAAAACAATGAAAAACGGAAAGATCAACCGCATCCTGGTCCCCGTTGATTTTTCTGACTTTTCGAGAGAAGCCCTTGCCCATGCTGTTGCGCTGGCAACCCTTACCGGTGCGTCGATCACCTTGATTCACGTCATCGAAGAGGCCTTCCTGCCAACAGTCTACGGCGTTGATCCTGTAAACTTTATTTCTGACCCGTTAAAAAAGAAATATGACAAAGCACTTACCGAACTCGGTGCTTCTATGGTACCTGCCGGCATCAATGTACACGTAAAGACACAGGTGGGGCACGCCGCAGAGTCGATTACTGCATTTGCGGAAACGGAAGGCATAGACCTGATCATCCTGGCCTCGCACGGCTTAACCGGACTCAAACGGTTTTTCCTCGGAAGCACTGCAGCTTCATTAAATCGTCAGGCACCCTGCGCGGTCCTCACAGTCAAAAGTTTTGGCAAAAAGCTGGTCAAAACCAGCGCAGCAAGCAACACCAGAACCAACGAGGCTGAGCCGGCCTGATTAACCGCTCAATAAAAACCTCTATACCAGACCGCCCAACACACCAGCAACCACGCGCTAAACAGGAATTGATCATGATGGATATCAAACACGTAATTGTCCCAACTGACTTTTCGGATATCTCAAAGCAAGCCCTTGCTTTTGCCTTTGAACTGGCCCAAAAACATGATGCGCAACTTGATGTTGTGCACGTATTTGAAGCCCCAACATTTCCTTCTTTTTACGGCGCCGGCGCGTTGCTCTTGTACGGTGAAGTGCCTGATATGAAAATGCAGGCAGCTACCGCACTGCAGCAACTCGTGGCCCCTTACAAAGAGCAGGCAGGCATAAAGCTGGATGCACACGTCCTTGAAGGCAGGGCCGCTGACCAGATTTGCAACTTTGCGCAGGAAGCCGGCGCCGACCTGATCATCATTCCTACCTATGGCCTGACCGGTTTGAGCCACGTTTTACTTGGCAGCGTCGCAGAAAGGGTTGTGAGGCACGCAAACACCCCCGTATTGGTGTATAAATCAATCGGGGTTGACAGCATGTCGAAAGCAGCGTAGCATTAAGGTATGTAAGGGTTTCCCCTACAAATGTGACGGGAATCACCATACAGGAGGGAGTTGGTACATGTCTTATGTTTAATGTAACAACGCCGGACGCCTTTAACCTGACCAACCTGTTTTATTGTGACGTGTATCCTATACGGGCCTATTGACGGTGAAGCTGCCACGACACTGCAAGAAACACTGGCAGCCAATTCAATTGCGTTGACGCCAATTGACAATACAGACACGTTGCAAGAATTAATTGCATCCACAGAGCCGCTGGTTCTTTTTTTCACAACCTGTGACCCCGACATTCTTGCCCTGGCGGATACATGCTGTGATCTCAACCAAAAAACCGTACTCAAAGTGCTGCTGTACGATGCAACATCCACAAACCCGCTCAAACTCCCCTGTGCAGCGCACCTGGATGATGTTATGCCATGGCAAACAAGTTTTGATGCTCGGCTACACTACCTAATCCATCGTGCACGCCGGCGCGCAGCCGCCTACAAAACGGCATCTGCCCTCGAAACCAGCCAGGCAAATGCACACGCGGTACTCGATACCACAGTTGATGGCATCATCACAATCGACGAAGACCGCATCATCCAATCGTACAACAGGGCTGCTGAACAAATTTTTGGCTATACGGAAGATGAGGTCATCGGTAACAACGTAAATATGCTCATGCCGCCCCCCTTCAGGGAAGAACACGACGGCTATGTAAAAAGCTACCACGAAACGAACCACAAGAAAATTATTGGTATTGGCAGGGAGGTACGCGGGCTCCGTAAAAATGGTGAAGTCTTTCCGATGGAACTAGCGGTTAGTGAAATCAAACACCTCACCCATCGCACCTACACCGGCATCATTCGGGATATTTCAGTTCGCCGCGAACTGGAAGTTGCGCTGTTGCATGCCAGCGAAGAAGAGCGCCGGCGGATTGGCCAGGACCTGCACGATGGCCTTGGGCAAATGCTCACCGGTATCGGCTTGATTGCCAAGAATATGGCAAAGTCGCTCGCGACTGAACATCCGGAGTCGTCTACAGGGATGTTTGAGCTGGTTGAACTTGTAAAGTCTGCAGATGAACAGGCGCGGAGTATCTCCCGCTCCCTGATCCCTATCGAATTGGAAAACGGTGGACTGAAAGCAGCCATTCTCCGACTCGGCGTCAACATTGAGCGGTTGTATGGCATTCCTTGTGATTACAAAGAAACCGGCCCGATGCCTGATATTTCTGCAAACGTAAAAACACATTTTTTTCGGATCGTACAGGAAGCCATTAACAATGCCGCCAAACACAGCAAAGCCTCCCGCATTACAACCGCTGTAGCTTCCAGCAAAAACCATTTGCGCGCCCATATACAAGACAATGGCATCGGCATCGATTTGCAACACCTCAACGGCCGCGGTATGGGCCTACGCATCATGCAGCACCGCGCCAACGTAATCGGCGCCAGCCTCCAGGTAAGGCCCGGTACCCCCGGTGGGACCACCATCACATGCACCTTGCCACTATCGACCTAATCCAAAATCAGGATACTGCGATGAAGAAAAAAGTGATTATTGTGGATGACCATCCCCTGATGCGTAAAGGGCTGGCGCTCACCCTTGCCACAGAAGGCGGGTTGGATGTATGCGCACAAGCTGAAAGCGCAGAAGAAGCCCTGGAGCAGCTAGGTGATGTAAATCCGGATGTTGCCGTCGTGGATATTTCCCTGCCAGGCATGAGCGGCCTCGAACTCATCAAGCACTTGCATATTTTTAACCCCACCCTGAAAATCATTGTTGTATCGAGACACGATGAGGCTTTGTATGCGGAACGGGCCATTCGAGCCGGCGCCCGGGGCTATGTAATGAAACTGGAAGCGGGCGAAGTGATTGTGGATGCTGTTAACAAAGTATTGATGGGGGGCATTTATGTAAGCCCGGAAATCAATGAACGTTTGCTGATGGGCATGCTTTCGGGAAAAAACACTGGGGCCCAATCTCCACTGGAATTGCTCAGTGATCGCGAACTGGAGGTTTTTGAGCTAACCGGGCATGGCATGGCGACACGCGATATTGCTGAACGGCTGCACCTGTCTGTTAAAACCGTCGAGTCTTATCGCGCGCGTATCAAAAACAAGCTCTCCCTGCAGAACGCAACCGAACTCATGCAGCAGGCTGTGCAGTGGATTGAAAGCGTCAAAGCCGGCTAGGCTGGCTGGCGAACCTGAACGGCTGATAAAACGCGCCATCCCGGCATAAATGTGCGCCCGCAGGGGCTTGCTATTCATCAGCCGGAATGATATTATCCTGCAAGATTGAACCTACCAACACTATATACATCTGAACCATGCAAGAAGCCGGCTCACCTTCCAGACCAGAACTCACGGAAGCGGACTATAACTCTCCGTTTCGGCACGACACAACGTCTGCATCGCTGCTTTATGCTGTCCTCTTCATCCTCTTTTTCACGTGCGTATTTATAGCCGTAGGCATTGCGATGGTCGTCTGAGCACCCTCCTTTTTAAGATAAACTACCCCTCTCCTTCCCCAACCCGCCGTCCACAAGGACAGCGCGTTGCTTTATTGCCGGATTTAGCCGACACATTTAACACATCCAGCGGCGGATTTCCCTCCGTGAGCGTGTAGCCGCTCTACGAATATTGATTAAACATCTTTTGTGATCTCCGGCCTGTGACCGATACACAACCAGTCCCCTTTCCCCCTCTCCTGCAGGCCGGTTGTGCGCTTAAATCGAAGGCGGTATGTTGCGGTTTTTATTTTTCTCAGGTGTCTTGCTAACAGCCTTTTTTGTCATTTCGGATATCCCGGTTACACATGAACCAGGTATTCTGGCACCCGAAGCCCCCCGGCAGGGGCCGGCAAAAGATGGGCTCATGTTTATGCACGAAGATTATGTTGTGCAGCCCCTTGCAACCTTTGACATCAAAGCGCGGGTTCTGTCGCGCAAACGATACTTGTTAGGTCGCGAATCCGAACTCGCCCCGATCGACCTTGCACTTGGGTGGGGCCAGATGTCAGACGAACAAATCCTGGACAACTTCTCTATTTCACAATCTGGCAGATGGTACTGGTGGCGTGCAGATCCGCTGCCTATCATCAGGCAGGAGGTCATTCGAAGTAGCGCAAACATGCACCTGATTCCTGCAGATGATTATGTAGCGCGACAAATCAAGAAAGTACGTCGGGGCAGTATTGTGCAATTCACCGGATACCTCGTGGAAGTAAAAGGAGACGATGGCTGGCGTTGGCGCAGCTCACTATCACGCGAAGACAGCGGCGACAATGCCTGTGAATTGGTCTATGTGAAAGATTTCGAGATCATCGACCCATAAGGCTCGGTTACCGTGCCCAATTTCTTTAGATAAATTGCCGATCTGGCATAGATTTCCCCTTGTAGCTGTAAGCCCAAGTTGTTAGTTTCAAAAACGTGTTTTCTGAGACTAACCAGGCTTGCCCATGCGCGTTTTTTGGTATTCCCGCATTTCCCTTTTCAAGCCTGCGTATATCCTTGGTCTGGCTATCCTTTTTACCGGAGGATGTTCTCGCACAGCTGTAGATCCCGCGCTTGAAGAGGCCCTGCCAGCCCTCGTCGATTACAATTTCCACATCAAGCCCATTCTTTCGGATCGCTGTTTCACGTGCCACGGCCCAGATGAAAACACCCGCGAAGCTGAGCTCAGGCTGGACACGCCAGAAGGACTTTTTGCCACCCTTTCTTCTTCATCAGGCAAAGCTATTGTGCCCGGAAATGCGCATAAAAGTGAGCTTATTAAACGTATTCGACATGATGATCCGGAAGAAGTGATGCCACCGCCGGCATCTAACCTGACCGTATCCGACTATGAAGTAGCGCTGCTGCAACGATGGATCGAACAAGGAGCCAACTGGAAACAGCATTGGTCTTTTATCCCGCCCACTACGCCAACGCCGCCAGCCGTTGATCAAACCGCGTGGGTCACAAACGAAATTGACCAGTTTGTTGTGGATCGCCTTGAAAGAGAAGGCCTTGCACCTGCCCAAACGGCTGCACCTGAGCAGCTAGTCCGCCGGCTTACGTTTGACCTCACCGGCCTCCCGCCAACACTGGAAGAACTGGATGCCTTTCTTGCAGACACCTCCCTGCAGGCTTACGAAACCCTCGTTGACCAACTCCTTGCAAAAAAAGCGTTTGGGGAACGCATGGCGAGCGAATGGCTCGATATTGCACGCTATGCTGATACGGGAGGCTATCAATCAGACCGGCTACGCCGCATGTGGCCGTGGCGCGATTGGGTAATCGATGCATTTAACACCAATCTGGGTTATGACAAGTTTGTCACCTGGCAACTTGCTGGCGACCTCCTCCCCAATCCTACCCAGGAGCAAGTCCTGGCTACTGCTTTTAACCGTAACCACAGGCAAACGGAAGAAGGAGGCAGCATCGAGGAGGAATTCAGGATGGAGTACGTGGCTGATCGAACGAACACCATGTCCACAGCTTTCATGGGCCTGACCATGGAATGCGCCCGCTGTCATGACCACAAATACGACCCCATCTCCCAAAAAGAATACTACCAGCTCTTTGCCTTTTTCAATAACATCGATGAATCTGGCCAGACCTCATTTTTTACGGATGCTGTGCCCGTGCCAACGATGTTGTTGTCTGACAGAGACACCATTGACGCACTTGAACAAACGCGGCAAGCGATTGCACGCAAAGCGGCTGAACTTGACACACACATGCAGGCGTCAACCGCTGCGTTTGAGTCCTGGTTTACAGGGTTAAAAGCATCCCCCCTTTCGCAGGCGCCTCCCAAAGGCCTCACAACGCATATTCCTTTTGAAACCATTGCCGATGAGCAAACGCCAAACCTGGCAAACCGCCGGCAACCCGGACACACCATCTTTAATCCCGAAATTACTTCAGGCAAAGTTGGGCAGGCTGTTCAATTTGATGGCGAGAATGGACTAGAATTCAAAGGCGCCGGCGTATTTGAGCGAACAGATGCATTTACCGTCGCTTTCTGGATGAAAGCAACCAAATGGAATCCATGGAATGCGCTCGTGCATCGCACAAAGGCAACGTACGATGCCGGCAGCCGTGGCTATGAACTGTCGCTTGAGCATAACAAGCTGGTTGCCGGCCTTAGTCATATGTGGCCCGAAAACGCAATTCGCGTAATCACAACCGACAGTTTGCCGGCAAATACGTGGGTCCATGTGGCCATGACCTACAATGGCTCCAGCAAAGCAGACGGGGTTTCGCTCTATGTAAACGGCAAGCCGGCGGCAACAGAAACCATCCGGGATAACCTTACCCGAACGATCAAATACGAACGTGTTGAAGTAAACCTGACCACGGGCTACCGATTCCGAGACACAGGATTCCAGGACGGCCTGCTCGATGATCTGCGTGTATATAACCGGGCGCTTACGCCGTTTGAGTTAACCTATCTCACAGGTGATGATCCTTTTCAGGCAATCCTCGGGAAATCTCCTGCAACCCTTGCAGCAGCTGACCGAGACGCGCTCACAGCTTTTTACAGGGAGCATGCAGATCCGGCATACCGAACCTTGCAGACTGACCTCAAGCGGCTGCGGGTACGCGAAAATGAGCAAGTGACCCCCATTCACGAAATGATGGTGATGCGGGAGATGCAGGAACGCCGGCCCACCCACATCCTCCGACGCGGTGCATACGACGACAAAGGCGAAGAGGTATCCCCTGGTACGCCAGCCGCGATGCTGGCCTTCGACGAAGCGTTACCACAAAACAGACTTGGGCTTGCAACATGGTTAACGGATGCGCAGCACCCGCTCACTGCGCGCGTTGCCGTCAACAGATTCTGGCAGATGTTTTTCGAGCAGGGCCTCGTTGTTACACCGGATGATTTTGGGAGCCAGGGCGCATTGCCAAGCCATCCGGCATTACTCGACTGGCTTGCGACAACCTTCGTCGACTCAGACTGGGACGTCAAAGCCATGCTTAAAACGATTGTGATGTCTTCTACCTACCGACAGGCATCAGCGGTCTCCCCGGAACTACGCAGCATCGATCCGGCAAATCAGTTACTCGCACGAGGCCCCAAAAAGCGGCTGGCTGCAGAGATGATTCGAGATAACGCGCTTGCCACCAGTGCGCTGCTTGTCGACAAAGTTGGCGGCCCGCCTGTTAAGCCTTATCAGCCAGCGGGGCTTTGGAAAGAGAAATCGGGTACAGCCTACGAACGCGACACGGGTGAAGGCCTGTATCGCAGAAGCCTGTACACCTTCTGGCGGCGCACCTCTCCTCCGCCCTCCATGATTACCTTTGATGCAACACGGCGCAACATGTGTGTCGTGCGCCGGCAACAAACAAGCACCCCCATGCAGGCACTTGTATTGCTCAACGACCCGCAATACGTAGAAGCCTCTCGTATACTCGCACAACGGCTGCTGCAAAGCTCCGATGCATCACTTCAATCCACAATCACACAGGCTTTTCGTCTGCTGACGAGCCGACCGCCAACCGCGGTAGAGCTAGATATCATGCGGCAGACTTATGAAGAGCAACTTGCAGAATTCAGCGCAAACCAGGCAGATGCCACCCAATTGCTTCAAATTGGAGATACTGCGTGGGACCGTACCCTGGCCCCCGAAAAACTCGCAGCCACAACTATCCTGGTCAATACGGTGATGAACTTCGAAGCAGCCATCATCAACCGCTAAACGGACGCCCAACCTTAACTTCAAACTGCCATGCACGACTGCCATAATTACAAGTCACTTTCTTCCCGCAGAGATTTTCTGGCGCGGACTGCGATGGGCCTGGGTGCTGCTGCACTTGGCACCTTGATCAATCCCGGCGTTTCCCTGGGAGCAGGAAAGGGTGACGACGACCAGCGCATCAAAGGTATTCTGGCAGAGCCGCACTTCCCGGCAAAAGCAAAACGTATCATTTACCTCTTCCAGAGCGGTGGACCTTCCCAGTTAGAGTTGTACGACTACAAACCCCTGCTAAATGAAATGCAGGGTGAAGAACTACCAGAATCCATTCGCGGTGGCCAGCGACTCACGGGGATGACGGGCTTCCAGAACTCATTGCCGCTTGCCGGCTCCAAATACAGTTTCTCCCAATACGGCGAAAGCGGTGCCTGGATCAGCGAACTGCTACCTTACACGTCGCGCATAACCGATGACTTGTGTTTTGTTAAAGCAATGCACACTGAAGCAATTAACCATGATCCTGCCATCACTTTTTTCCAAACAGGATCTCAAATCGCGGGGCGACCTTCTTTCGGGTCGTGGCTGAGTTATGGCCTGGGCAGTGAAAACGAAAACCTGCCTGCTTTCTGCGTTTTAATCACCAAAGACAAAGGGGGACAGCCGCTGTATGCCCGCTTATGGGGAAATGGTTTTCTGCCCTCCCTTCATCAGGGCGTGCAATTCAGATCAGGAAAAGACCCGGTGCTTTACCTCAACAATCCCGATGGTATAACCGATCGTAGCAGGCGCAAAATGCTCGACCGGCTGCAAGCGTTACACGAAGCTCAGAAGGCCGCAACGGCAGATCCGGAGCTCGACTCTCGCATTGCCCAGTACGAAATGGCCTACCGGATGCAAACATCAATCC
Above is a genomic segment from Bacteroidota bacterium containing:
- a CDS encoding DUF1501 domain-containing protein codes for the protein MHDCHNYKSLSSRRDFLARTAMGLGAAALGTLINPGVSLGAGKGDDDQRIKGILAEPHFPAKAKRIIYLFQSGGPSQLELYDYKPLLNEMQGEELPESIRGGQRLTGMTGFQNSLPLAGSKYSFSQYGESGAWISELLPYTSRITDDLCFVKAMHTEAINHDPAITFFQTGSQIAGRPSFGSWLSYGLGSENENLPAFCVLITKDKGGQPLYARLWGNGFLPSLHQGVQFRSGKDPVLYLNNPDGITDRSRRKMLDRLQALHEAQKAATADPELDSRIAQYEMAYRMQTSIPEVMDTSDEPDYIFDMYGPSSREPGTFAANCLLARRLAERGLKFVQLFHQGWDHHGGLPRGIEHQCRETDQASAALVQDLKQRGMLDETLVIWGGEFGRTNYCQGRLTADDYGRDHHPRCFTSWMAGGGVNAGSSYGQTDEFGYNIVDEAVHVHDFQATILHLLGIDHERLTFKHQGRRFRLTDVHGKVVPALIA
- a CDS encoding DUF1553 domain-containing protein, with amino-acid sequence MRVFWYSRISLFKPAYILGLAILFTGGCSRTAVDPALEEALPALVDYNFHIKPILSDRCFTCHGPDENTREAELRLDTPEGLFATLSSSSGKAIVPGNAHKSELIKRIRHDDPEEVMPPPASNLTVSDYEVALLQRWIEQGANWKQHWSFIPPTTPTPPAVDQTAWVTNEIDQFVVDRLEREGLAPAQTAAPEQLVRRLTFDLTGLPPTLEELDAFLADTSLQAYETLVDQLLAKKAFGERMASEWLDIARYADTGGYQSDRLRRMWPWRDWVIDAFNTNLGYDKFVTWQLAGDLLPNPTQEQVLATAFNRNHRQTEEGGSIEEEFRMEYVADRTNTMSTAFMGLTMECARCHDHKYDPISQKEYYQLFAFFNNIDESGQTSFFTDAVPVPTMLLSDRDTIDALEQTRQAIARKAAELDTHMQASTAAFESWFTGLKASPLSQAPPKGLTTHIPFETIADEQTPNLANRRQPGHTIFNPEITSGKVGQAVQFDGENGLEFKGAGVFERTDAFTVAFWMKATKWNPWNALVHRTKATYDAGSRGYELSLEHNKLVAGLSHMWPENAIRVITTDSLPANTWVHVAMTYNGSSKADGVSLYVNGKPAATETIRDNLTRTIKYERVEVNLTTGYRFRDTGFQDGLLDDLRVYNRALTPFELTYLTGDDPFQAILGKSPATLAAADRDALTAFYREHADPAYRTLQTDLKRLRVRENEQVTPIHEMMVMREMQERRPTHILRRGAYDDKGEEVSPGTPAAMLAFDEALPQNRLGLATWLTDAQHPLTARVAVNRFWQMFFEQGLVVTPDDFGSQGALPSHPALLDWLATTFVDSDWDVKAMLKTIVMSSTYRQASAVSPELRSIDPANQLLARGPKKRLAAEMIRDNALATSALLVDKVGGPPVKPYQPAGLWKEKSGTAYERDTGEGLYRRSLYTFWRRTSPPPSMITFDATRRNMCVVRRQQTSTPMQALVLLNDPQYVEASRILAQRLLQSSDASLQSTITQAFRLLTSRPPTAVELDIMRQTYEEQLAEFSANQADATQLLQIGDTAWDRTLAPEKLAATTILVNTVMNFEAAIINR